ACAAGAAGGAGGATCTGGCATGATCGGACGTCTGCTGCGCGGCGGCTTTATGACGCTGGTATACGCCTATCTGTATATCCCGATCGTCATCCTGATCGTCAACTCCTTCAACGCCTCGCGCTTCGGCATCAATTGGCAAGGGTTTACCACCAAGTGGTACAGCACCCTGCTGAATAACGACAGCCTGCTGCAGGCCGCGGGCCACTCGCTGACCATGGCGGTGCTCTCCGCCACCTTCGCCACGCTGATCGGCTCGCTGACCGCGGTGGCGCTGTACCGCTACCGCTTCCGCGGCAAACCGTTTGTCGGCGGCATGCTGTTCGTGGTGATGATGTCGCCGGACATAGTGATGGCCATCTCGCTGCTGGTGCTGTTCATGCTGCTGGGCATTTCGCTCGGCTTCTGGTCGCTGCTGTTCTCGCACATCACCTTCTGCCTGCCGTTCGTGGTGGTGACCGTCTACGCGCGCCTGAAAGGCTTCGACGTGAAGATGCTGGAAGCCGCGCGCGATCTCGGCGCAAGCGAGTTCACCATCCTGCGCAAAATCATCCTGCCGCTGGCGATGCCGGCGGTGGCGGCCGGTTGGCTGCTGAGCTTCACCCTGTCGATGGACGACGTGGTGGTCTCCTCCTTCGTCACCGGGCCGAGCTACGAGATTTTGCCGCTGAAGATCTACTCGATGGTGAAAGTCGGCGTCTCGCCGGAGGTCAACGCGCTGGCCACCATTTTGCTGCTGCTGTCGCTGGTGCTGGTGATCGCCAGCCAGTGGGTGATGCGCGATCGCTCGCCCAAGGCCGAGTAACCCTTCCCGCCGGGCGCTGCGGCGCCCGGTTGTGATCCCCTTCACAACCGGCACCGGTTGTCACTCCCTGACCATCGGTGCCTATTTCCGCCCCGCCGATTGCAGCGGCGAAAACTTCCCCCTATAACTGAATTCAGGCAAGGTGCCTTATTTTTTTCTCGCTTCCAGGGAGTTTATTCAGCAACGTCGCCATCCATTAAAATATAAAAAGGAACTGCCATGAAAGGTATTATCGATAATATCTTAAGCAAGCTGCAGCTTTTCTCCAAAGCCATGATGGGGCCGATATTTTTCCTGCCGGTAATCGGTCTGATCCTGGCGCTCAGTTCTATTCTCACCAATGCCACATTAATCAATGAACATTCCGCCGTCTTCTCTATCGGTAAAATGATCGGCGATACCTTCTGGCCATTATTCGGCAACCTCGGGCTGATTTTCTGCATCGGCATTACCTACGGCCTGGCCAAAGACAAGAAAAGCGAAGCGGCGCTGGTCGCCGTGATGTGCTTTATCATGTTCCTCGGCGCCAATTCTTCTTATCTGCAATTCAGCGGCCACGTCGCGGCCAAGATCAACGGCGAATATTACGGCACCGGGCAGACGGAGTTGCTGGGTTTTACCGTGGTGGATATGGGCATTTTCCTCGGTCTTATCCTCGGCGTCACCATCGCCTGGGTGCATAACCGCCTGTGCAACGTCGAACTCAACGGCGTGTTCTCGGTCTACGGCGGCGCCAAGCTGGTGCTGATTGCCATGACGCCGATCATCATGCTGTACGCCGTCGCCTTCAGCTACCTGTGGCCGGCGATCTCACAGGGCCTGATCGCGCTGACCGGCTTTATGAAAAGCGCCGGCTCGCTCGGGGTATTCGTCTACGGCTTCTTTGAGAAATTCCTGATCCCCACCGGGCTGCACCACTTTATCTGGTCGCCGTTCCAGCTCACCAGCATCGGCGGTTCGATCGTGCAGGACGGCCAGACCGTCTCCGGCTCGCAGGCGATTTTCCTGGCCTATATGCGCGACCCGAGCATCTCGCCGCTGATGAACGAAGCGCTGCGCTTCTCACAGCAAGGGATGGTGACCATCTTCGGCCTGTCGGGCGCGGCATTGGCTTTCTATCACACCGCCAAGCCGGAAAAGAAAATGCTGGCCAAGGCGATTCTGATCCCGGCCATCACCACCTCGATCCTGGTCGGCATCACCGAGCCGATTGAGTTCACTTTCCTGTTCATCTCTCCGCTGCTGTGGGTGATCCATGCCGTGTTGACCGCGCTGTCGCAGGTGGCCTGCAACCTGTTGCAGGTGCGCCCCTGGGGCGCCAGCGGGCTGGTCGAGTTCCTGGCCTATAACCTGCCGCTGCCGGTTTCCCTCACCCGCTGGCCGCTGTACGTGGTCATCGGCCTGGTGCAGTTTGCGGTGTATTACCTGGTGTTCAAAACGCTGGTGCTGAAGCTCAATCTGAAGACGCCGGGTCGTGAAGATGATCAGGACGTCAGACTCTATTCCAAACAGGATTACCGGAACCGCAAAAATACCCCGGACGAGCCGAGCGGCATCATTATTCGCGCGCTGGGCGGCAAGGAAAACATTATTTCCGTCGATAACTGCTTTACCCGGCTGCGGGTGGAATTAAAGGATATGACGCGGGTGGATGAGGCCGCGTTAAAAAGCACCGGCGCCAAAGGCGTAGTGAAGAATCGCCGTGAAGTGCAGGTGATTTACGGCGTCACGGTCGGCAAGGTCAAAAATCAGGTAGAAAAATATTTAGCGGCACTCTAACGCTTTATTAATGGGAGATATCGAATGAAATTAACCGTTCTCGGCGGCGGCGGCGTGCGTTCCCCGTTCCTCGCCAAATCCATCGCCTATAACGCCCATCGCATCGGCATTACCGAAGTGGTGTTTATGGATACCGATGAGCGCCATCTGGCGATCTACGGCGCCCTCGCGCAGGGCGTATTCCAGCGCATTCGCGGCGACATTGCTTTCAGCCTCAGCAGCGATCCGCGCCAGGCGCTGCAAGGCGCCGACTACATCATCACCACCCTGCGCATCGGCGGCGAGGAAGGCCGCATCCATGACGAGCGCATCGCACTCAATCACCAGTTGCTCGGGCAAGAAACCACCGGCGCCGGCGGCTTCGCCATGGCGATGCGTTCGATTCCGGCGATCCTCGACTATTGCCGCCTGATCGAGCAGCTTTCCTCGCCGGACGCGGTCTTGTTCAACTTTACCAATCCTTCCGGCATGGTGACCGAGGCGATCATCAAATCCGGCTTCCAACGCCGGGTCTACGGCATCTGCGACGCCCCCAGCGAGTTTATCCGCGAACTGGCAGAGCTGCTGGGCTGCCGCGAAGACCAACTGAGCGTCGACTGCTTCGGCCTCAACCATCTTTCCTGGTTCCGCAATGCGCGCGTCAACGGCGAACCGGTCACGGAACGGTTGCTGGCGGATCCGCGCCTGTATCGTGATACCTGCATGAAATACTTCTCGCCGGAGTTGGTGGCGCTGTCGGACAATTTGATGCTCAACGAGTATCTCTATTATTACTACTATCGTGAGCAGGCGATCGCCGCCATCGTCGCGGGCGGCGAGACCCGCGGCGAACAAATCGCGGCGATCAACCGCCAAATGCTGTCAGAGTTAGGCGAGCTGGACATCCCCCACCAGTTGGAACACGCCTTCTCTGTCTATTTCAGCCATTATCTGCAGCGCGAAAACTCCTACATGCAGCGCGAGTCCAACCAGGGCAAGGTGAAAACGCGCGAGATGCTGACGCTGCAACAGTTTATCGAGCAGCCGGACAGCGGCGGCTATGCCGGGGTGGCGATCGACATTCTGGAGGCGGTCAACAGCGGCCGGCAAAAACGCGTGGTGGTGTCGATGCAAAACCGCGACACGCTCGATTTTCTGCACCCGGATGACGTGATCGAAATCAGCTGCGAATTGAGCAGCGCCGGCATTCAGCCGGTCAAAATGCGCGATATTCCCGACACCCAGAAAAACCTGATTTCGCAGGTGAAAGAGTACGAACGGCTGGCGGTGGCGGCGATCCTGACCGGCAACCGCCAACTGGCCATCAAGGCGCTGATGGTGCACCCGCTGGTCAACTCCTACTCGCTGGCAAAAACGCTGGTAGAGGAGTACCTGCAGGCCCACCGCGCGTATGCCGGGCACTGGCGCTAAACGGTGCGGCCGTCAGCGGCCGCGACGTTCAAACCAGGCGGTGATCACATTCTCGAATCCCAACAGACAGTGGCCGAAAAACGGGTTGGGATAGTAGATATCGTGATCGTATTTTTGCCGGTCCTCAAACAGAAAGGTCATGTCGGCCTGCTGCGCCAGCGGGCTGCCGCCGTCGCCGCAGAAGGCCGCCAGCAGAATGCGGTTACGCTTCACCGCCTCGCTCCAGCTCAGCGCCGAGCCGCTGTTGCCCGACTTTGAAATCACGATCACCATGTCGAAGCGAAAGCGCGTCTCACGGTCAAGAATGTCGAAATCCGGCCACAGCGACAGATAACTGTCTACACCCAGCGTCATAAACTTGTTGTACATATATTGAGCCACCAGCTGCGAAAAACCGCTGCCGTGGATCAGGATCTTGCCGTTGTCGAGCAGATCGAGAAACTGCGCCTGCTGGGCCGGCGGTGCCGCCGACGTAGCGCGTTCCGCCTGGTAAGCCGGCGCCATCGTCAGGTTGAATTTGATGAAATAGACCAGTTCGAGATAGCCGCGAAAGCCCAGCTTTTTAGCCAGCCGCACCAGCGTCGAGGGGGAACTGTAGCAGCGTGCGGACACCGCACGGATGCCGTCGTCGATGCAGGCGTCCGGGTTGTCGAGAATGCAGTGCAAAATCGTCAGATCCGTCTTGCTGAGCTCAGCCTGGCTGAAGACCTGTTTGAAATTCATCGCTGCCCTCGTTTATTCGCCAAAATTATTGTTTCGCACGCGCTTCACCGCCTGTCCAGCGCGAGACACACAAATTGTGATGCGCTTTAAGGCGCTGAACCCCTTGATTTGCCAGCGGGATAACCGCCTTTACCCACCCCGCCCCGGCCCCTATAATGGCCCCTTTCTGGGGTATGGCGCGGCCGAAAACGGCAGCCCATACGGGTTCGGCTCACTACTGCTGAAGGATACGCTGCATGAAAAAGTGGTCACATCTGCTCGCAGCCGGGATGATGGCGCTGAGTTTCTGCTCTGCAAACGCCTCTGACGGCAAAACGCTGTATTTCTATAACTGGACTGAATACGTCCCGCCGGGGCTGCTGGAGCAGTTCACCAAAGAAACCGGCATCAAGGTGATCTATTCCACCTATGAATCCAACGAAAGCATGTACGCCAAGCTGAAGACCTACAAGGACGGCGCGTACGATCTGGTGGTGCCCTCCACCTACTTCATCGCCAAGATGAGCAAGGAAGGCATGCTGCAAAAAATCGACAAGAGCAAGCTCAGCCACTTCAAGGATCTCGATCCCACCCTGCTGAACAAGCCGTTCGATCCCAACAACGACTACTCCATCCCTTACATCTGGGGCGCTACCGCCATCGGCGTCAACAGCGACGCGCAGGATCCGTCCACCGTCACCGCCTGGGCCGATCTGTGGCAACCGCAGTACAAAGGCCGCCTGCTGCTGACCGACGACGCGCGCGAAGTGTTCCAGATGGCGCTGCTCAAGCTGGGCTATTCCGGCAACACCACTGACCCGAAAGAGATCGAAGCCGCCTACCACGAGCTGCAGAAATTGATGCCAAACGTGCTGGCCTTCAACTCCGACAACCCGGGCAACCCGTTTATGGAAGGGGAAGTCAACGTCGGCATGGTGTGGAACGGCTCGGCCTTTGTGGCGCGCCAGGCCGGCACGCCGCTGGAGATCGTCTGGCCGAAGGAAGGCGGGATCTTCTGGATGGACAGCCTGGCCATTCCGGCCAACGCGCGCAACGTCGAAGGGGCGCTGAAGCTGATCGACTTCCTGCTGCGGCCGGAAATCGCGGTGCAGGTGGCGGAGACCATCGGTTACCCGACGCCGAACCTGGCGGCGAAGAAGCTGCTGTCGCCGGAGATCGCCAACGACAAGTCACTCTACCCGGATAAGGCGGTGATTGAGCACGGCGAGTGGCAAAACGACGTCGGCGACGCCAGCACGCTGTACGAAAGCTACTTCCAAAAGCTGAAAGCCGGGCGCTAATACGCCCGCCATCCCATCAGGGCGCGCATTGCGCCCTGATGCCTTTCTCAGGGCCGGTCGGCCCGCGCCACCTTGCCCACCAGGAACTTGTGCACAAAACGCGGCACCACTTCGCTGGCCAGACCGTAGTGTTTCTCATCGAACTGGCTTTCTACCTGGCTCGGTTCCAGGTTCAGCTCCATGGCGTAAGCGCCGCCCAGCCGCGCCTCATGCACGAAGCCGGCCGCCGGGTAGACATGGCCGGAGGTGCCGATGGCGACGAAGAAATCGGCCTTGCTCAGCGCCTGGTAGATGTCATCCATGCCCAGCGGCATCTCACCGAACCACACCACGTGCGGCCGTAGCGGCGCCGGGAACTGGCAGCAATGGCAACGATCGTCAACGCTGAGATCGCCGGGCCATTCGAACACCTGCCCCGACTGGGTGCAACGCACCTTCAGCAGTTCGCCGTGCATGTGCAGCACCCGCTTGCTGCCGGCGCGCTCATGCAGGTTATCAATGTTTTGCGTGACCAGCAGGAAGTTGTCTCCCAACCACTCTTCCAAATCCGCCAACGCGCGGTGTGCGGCGTTCGGGGCGATCTCCTCCGTCTGCAGCTGGCGGCGGCGTTCATTGTAAAACGCCTGCACCAGCGCCGGATCGCGCTGAAAACCTTCCGGCGTGGCGACGTCCTCCACCCGGTGCTCTTCCCACAGCCCATCCGCGGCGCGGAAGGTGCGAATGCCCGACTCGGCCGAAATGCCGGCCCCGGTCAACACCACCACAAACGGCTTTTTCAGCTCGGCCGCCGCCATGGTGTCACGATGAAAAATGCGTGAACGAAAGCGCTGATGCAGCACATGCTTACTCTTGCGAAACTGACACAGCCGATGGCGAGTGTACATTAACTCTCTCCTTACTTTTCCCTGTTTACCCTTCTTACTGGACGTTGCGGCGTTGTTGGCTGCATACATTCACGCCCGGCCTCAACGCCCATTACGTTGGGCGCGCCAAATTGAGGAACGCCGCGCCGCGCACGCCGCCGGCGTCGCCATAGCGCGCCTTCTCGATGCGCGGCAGCCGGGCCACCCGCAGCAGGTGCGCCGGCAGCCGCTGCGGCAACGCCTGGTAAATGGCGTCGAAATTCGACAGCCCGCCGCCGATCACCACCAGATGCGGATCCAGCACCGTCAGCAGGTTACCCAGGCAGATCGCCAGCACGTCCATAAAGCGGTCGACGTGAGCCACCGCCTGCGGCTCACCTGCCTGATAATGGGCAATGATCTCGATGGCAGGCAAGCGCCGGCCATAGAAATGGGCGTACATCCATTCGAAACCGCGGCCCGATATGTAATTTTCAATGCAACCCTGATGGCCGCACCCGCAGGCAACGCGAGGCACATCACGCCCCAGCACCTCGAGCGCGTCCACCGGCAGGCGCAAATGGCCGAACTCGCCGGCGATATAGTTGCGCCCAGGCACCGTCTTGCCATCGACGATCAGGCCGCCGCCCACGCCGGTGCCGAGGATGATGCCCAGCACCGTCGGGTAGCGGCGGAACTCGTCGTCCCAGGCTTCCGACAGCGCAAAGCAGTTGGCGTCGTTATCGACGCGCACCTCGCGCCCGATCAGCGCCGCCAGATCGCGCGGCAGCGGACGCCCCATCGCCGCCGGCACGTTGGCGGTAAACAGCGTGCCGTCATCGTCGTTGGGCAGGCCCGGTATGCCGATGCCGACGCTGCCGCGCCGGCCGCAAAACGCATCCGCCTCAAGGGTCAGATCGCACAGCGTGGCCAGCAGTTGCCGGTAGTCTTCACGTGGCGTCGGCACTCGCTTTTGCCAAATGCGCTGCAGGTTGTCGTCGAACACCCCCAGCTCAATCTTGGTGCCGCCCATATCGAAACCGTAGTACATAACCCATCCCCAGGCTAAAAAAACGGGGCGGCATCGCTGCCTCCCCGTTGGTGTTATTGTCCGCTCAGCACCCGCGCCGGATCGATGCGGCTTGCGCGCCTCGCCGGATACCAACTGGCCAACAGGCTCAGCACAATGGCGGTCGCCAGCACGATCAGCACGTCCAGCCAGTGCAGCTCGGAAGGCAGGAAGTCGATGAAGTAGATATCGCCCGACAGGAAGGAATGACCGACCAGTTTCTCGATGCCGCGGATAATGTTAGTCAGCTGCAGCGAGGCGATCACGCCGATCACCACGCCGCTCAGGCTGCCCAGCAGCCCGGCCAACAGCCCGTACCAGATGAAGATGGCGCGGATAAAGCCGTCTTTAGCGCCCAGGGTGCGCAGCACCGCGATGTCGGCGCTTTTGTCTTTCACCGCCATCACCAGCGTGGAAACGATGTTGAAGCAGGCCACGCCGATCACCAGCACCATCGCCAGATACATGATGGCGCGGATCATCTGGATGTCGCGGTACATGTAGCCGTACTTGCCGATCCAGCTTTTGATGTAGATATAAGAATTGGTCACTTCGCCGGCGTCGCGCACCAGTTTATTGGCGGCGAACACGTCGTTCATCTTGAGCGCGATACCCGTGACGCTGTCACCCATGTCGAGATACTGCTGCGCGTCGGCCAGCGGCACCAGCGCCAGGCTGTGATCGAGCTGGCCGCTGAGCTGCAAAATGCCGGTCACATGCAGGCGAATGCGCTTCGGCTGCAGCAGCTTCATTTCCGGGTCGCTGTTGGGGATCATCACCGTCACATAGGCGCCCTGTTTAACGCCCAGTGCGTCGGCCACGCCCTTGCCGAGGATCACCTGCTGCTCGCCGGGCTTGAAGTTGGCCCAGGCGTCGCCCTGCACATACTGCGGCAGCGCGCTCAGCCGGCTCTCCTGCTGCGGATCCACGCCTTTGACTTCCACCGCGCGCAGCTGCGCGCCGTTTTCCATCAGGCCGGTGAAATTGATGTACGGCGCGGCGGCCAAAATGCCCGGCACCTTTTCCACCCGCTGCAGAATCGACGGCCAGCCGCTGAACGGCTGATTGACCGGCTCAAGCTCGCCGTGCGGCACCACCGCCAGAATGCGGTTCTTCAGCTCGCGCTCAAAACCGTTCATCGCGCTCAGCCCGACGATCAGCACCGCCACCCCCAGCGCGATGCCGATGGTGGAGATGACCGAGATCAGCGACACCATGCCGCCGCGTTTACGGCCGCGGCTGAAACGCAGGGCCGTCAGGAAGGACAGTGAGGCTCCCGCCATTATTCGGCCCCCATCAGGGTCAGCTGCGCCTGCAGGTGGCCGTCGGCCATTTCCAGCTGGCGGCTCAGGCGCTTGGCCAGCTGCAGATCGTGCGTCACCACCAGGAAAGCGGTGCCCTGGCGCACGTTCAGCTCGCCCAGCAGATCGAAGATGCTGTCCGCGGTGCGTTTATCCAGGTTACCGGTCGGTTCGTCCGCCAGCACCAACGCCGGGTTGTTGACCAACGCGCGCGCGATCGCCACGCGCTGACGTTCGCCGCCGGAGAGCTCGGACGGGCGGTGCTTGCTGCGTTTTTCCAGCCCGACCGCCGCCAGCATCTCCCGCGCCTTCTCCTGCGCCTGCGCCGGCTTGGCGCCGCCGATCAAGAGCGGCATGGCGGCGTTTTCCAGCGCGGTGAAGTCCGGCAACAGATGGTGGAACTGATAGATGAAGCCCAGCTGGCGGTTGCGCAGCTCGGCCTTGGCCGCCGAAGACATGGCGTTCAGCGATTCGCCCTTGAAGATCACCTCGCCGGAGGTCGGCGAGTCCAGCCCGCCCAGCAGGTGCAACAGGGTGCTCTTGCCGGAACCCGAGCTGCCGACGATCGCCATCATCTCGCCCTGCTGCATGGCAAAGCTGACATTGCGCAGCACGTCGGTGTGCAGATTGCCTTCCTGATAGGTCTTGCACAGGTTGTCACACTGCAGCAAAAGATGGTTACTCATAACGTAAAGCCTCAGCGGGTTGTACGGCGGCAGCGCGCCATGAAGGATAGAGCGTGGACAACAGGGAAACCGCCATCGCCACCACAGCGATGATCGTCACCTGCAGCGGATCGACCGCCACCGGCAGCGAAGCGCCGTCGATCAAGGCGCCGAGGATCGGCATCAGGTTATTCAGATTGGTAGCC
Above is a window of Serratia nematodiphila DZ0503SBS1 DNA encoding:
- the potC gene encoding spermidine/putrescine ABC transporter permease PotC: MIGRLLRGGFMTLVYAYLYIPIVILIVNSFNASRFGINWQGFTTKWYSTLLNNDSLLQAAGHSLTMAVLSATFATLIGSLTAVALYRYRFRGKPFVGGMLFVVMMSPDIVMAISLLVLFMLLGISLGFWSLLFSHITFCLPFVVVTVYARLKGFDVKMLEAARDLGASEFTILRKIILPLAMPAVAAGWLLSFTLSMDDVVVSSFVTGPSYEILPLKIYSMVKVGVSPEVNALATILLLLSLVLVIASQWVMRDRSPKAE
- a CDS encoding PTS transporter subunit EIIC translates to MKGIIDNILSKLQLFSKAMMGPIFFLPVIGLILALSSILTNATLINEHSAVFSIGKMIGDTFWPLFGNLGLIFCIGITYGLAKDKKSEAALVAVMCFIMFLGANSSYLQFSGHVAAKINGEYYGTGQTELLGFTVVDMGIFLGLILGVTIAWVHNRLCNVELNGVFSVYGGAKLVLIAMTPIIMLYAVAFSYLWPAISQGLIALTGFMKSAGSLGVFVYGFFEKFLIPTGLHHFIWSPFQLTSIGGSIVQDGQTVSGSQAIFLAYMRDPSISPLMNEALRFSQQGMVTIFGLSGAALAFYHTAKPEKKMLAKAILIPAITTSILVGITEPIEFTFLFISPLLWVIHAVLTALSQVACNLLQVRPWGASGLVEFLAYNLPLPVSLTRWPLYVVIGLVQFAVYYLVFKTLVLKLNLKTPGREDDQDVRLYSKQDYRNRKNTPDEPSGIIIRALGGKENIISVDNCFTRLRVELKDMTRVDEAALKSTGAKGVVKNRREVQVIYGVTVGKVKNQVEKYLAAL
- a CDS encoding glycoside hydrolase — encoded protein: MKLTVLGGGGVRSPFLAKSIAYNAHRIGITEVVFMDTDERHLAIYGALAQGVFQRIRGDIAFSLSSDPRQALQGADYIITTLRIGGEEGRIHDERIALNHQLLGQETTGAGGFAMAMRSIPAILDYCRLIEQLSSPDAVLFNFTNPSGMVTEAIIKSGFQRRVYGICDAPSEFIRELAELLGCREDQLSVDCFGLNHLSWFRNARVNGEPVTERLLADPRLYRDTCMKYFSPELVALSDNLMLNEYLYYYYYREQAIAAIVAGGETRGEQIAAINRQMLSELGELDIPHQLEHAFSVYFSHYLQRENSYMQRESNQGKVKTREMLTLQQFIEQPDSGGYAGVAIDILEAVNSGRQKRVVVSMQNRDTLDFLHPDDVIEISCELSSAGIQPVKMRDIPDTQKNLISQVKEYERLAVAAILTGNRQLAIKALMVHPLVNSYSLAKTLVEEYLQAHRAYAGHWR
- a CDS encoding MurR/RpiR family transcriptional regulator, which codes for MNFKQVFSQAELSKTDLTILHCILDNPDACIDDGIRAVSARCYSSPSTLVRLAKKLGFRGYLELVYFIKFNLTMAPAYQAERATSAAPPAQQAQFLDLLDNGKILIHGSGFSQLVAQYMYNKFMTLGVDSYLSLWPDFDILDRETRFRFDMVIVISKSGNSGSALSWSEAVKRNRILLAAFCGDGGSPLAQQADMTFLFEDRQKYDHDIYYPNPFFGHCLLGFENVITAWFERRGR
- the potD gene encoding spermidine/putrescine ABC transporter substrate-binding protein PotD, with product MKKWSHLLAAGMMALSFCSANASDGKTLYFYNWTEYVPPGLLEQFTKETGIKVIYSTYESNESMYAKLKTYKDGAYDLVVPSTYFIAKMSKEGMLQKIDKSKLSHFKDLDPTLLNKPFDPNNDYSIPYIWGATAIGVNSDAQDPSTVTAWADLWQPQYKGRLLLTDDAREVFQMALLKLGYSGNTTDPKEIEAAYHELQKLMPNVLAFNSDNPGNPFMEGEVNVGMVWNGSAFVARQAGTPLEIVWPKEGGIFWMDSLAIPANARNVEGALKLIDFLLRPEIAVQVAETIGYPTPNLAAKKLLSPEIANDKSLYPDKAVIEHGEWQNDVGDASTLYESYFQKLKAGR
- the cobB gene encoding Sir2 family NAD+-dependent deacetylase, with translation MYTRHRLCQFRKSKHVLHQRFRSRIFHRDTMAAAELKKPFVVVLTGAGISAESGIRTFRAADGLWEEHRVEDVATPEGFQRDPALVQAFYNERRRQLQTEEIAPNAAHRALADLEEWLGDNFLLVTQNIDNLHERAGSKRVLHMHGELLKVRCTQSGQVFEWPGDLSVDDRCHCCQFPAPLRPHVVWFGEMPLGMDDIYQALSKADFFVAIGTSGHVYPAAGFVHEARLGGAYAMELNLEPSQVESQFDEKHYGLASEVVPRFVHKFLVGKVARADRP
- the nagK gene encoding N-acetylglucosamine kinase gives rise to the protein MYYGFDMGGTKIELGVFDDNLQRIWQKRVPTPREDYRQLLATLCDLTLEADAFCGRRGSVGIGIPGLPNDDDGTLFTANVPAAMGRPLPRDLAALIGREVRVDNDANCFALSEAWDDEFRRYPTVLGIILGTGVGGGLIVDGKTVPGRNYIAGEFGHLRLPVDALEVLGRDVPRVACGCGHQGCIENYISGRGFEWMYAHFYGRRLPAIEIIAHYQAGEPQAVAHVDRFMDVLAICLGNLLTVLDPHLVVIGGGLSNFDAIYQALPQRLPAHLLRVARLPRIEKARYGDAGGVRGAAFLNLARPT
- the lolE gene encoding lipoprotein-releasing ABC transporter permease subunit LolE is translated as MAGASLSFLTALRFSRGRKRGGMVSLISVISTIGIALGVAVLIVGLSAMNGFERELKNRILAVVPHGELEPVNQPFSGWPSILQRVEKVPGILAAAPYINFTGLMENGAQLRAVEVKGVDPQQESRLSALPQYVQGDAWANFKPGEQQVILGKGVADALGVKQGAYVTVMIPNSDPEMKLLQPKRIRLHVTGILQLSGQLDHSLALVPLADAQQYLDMGDSVTGIALKMNDVFAANKLVRDAGEVTNSYIYIKSWIGKYGYMYRDIQMIRAIMYLAMVLVIGVACFNIVSTLVMAVKDKSADIAVLRTLGAKDGFIRAIFIWYGLLAGLLGSLSGVVIGVIASLQLTNIIRGIEKLVGHSFLSGDIYFIDFLPSELHWLDVLIVLATAIVLSLLASWYPARRASRIDPARVLSGQ
- the lolD gene encoding lipoprotein-releasing ABC transporter ATP-binding protein LolD: MSNHLLLQCDNLCKTYQEGNLHTDVLRNVSFAMQQGEMMAIVGSSGSGKSTLLHLLGGLDSPTSGEVIFKGESLNAMSSAAKAELRNRQLGFIYQFHHLLPDFTALENAAMPLLIGGAKPAQAQEKAREMLAAVGLEKRSKHRPSELSGGERQRVAIARALVNNPALVLADEPTGNLDKRTADSIFDLLGELNVRQGTAFLVVTHDLQLAKRLSRQLEMADGHLQAQLTLMGAE